A single genomic interval of Gossypium raimondii isolate GPD5lz chromosome 11, ASM2569854v1, whole genome shotgun sequence harbors:
- the LOC105761086 gene encoding CST complex subunit TEN1, which yields MASNAIKSGALVTLPELQPSSEFFKEGASLRVTGKLQEYSVETAIAVIADQGATLKVDTQHLRELSFRIGSIFQFIGELNIQPNNEAILQARTGRNVDGIDLDLYYQSLQQLRQFQAKHMKDATT from the exons ATGGCGTCCAATGCAATTAAATCAGGGGCATTGGTTACTTTACCAGAGCTTCAACCATCATCTGAGTTTTTTAAGGAAGGAGCTTCACTTAGAGTAACCGGAAA GCTGCAAGAGTATTCCGTGGAGACTGCCATAGCTGTTATTGCAGATCAAGGTGCCACCCTAAAGGTAGATACCCAGCACTTGAGGGAACTTAGCTTCCGAATTGGCTCCATATTCCAATTCATTGGTGAACTCAATATTCAACCCAACAATGAG GCAATCCTGCAAGCACGTACTGGTAGGAATGTTGATGGTATTGACCTTGATCTCTATTATCAGTCTTTGCAGCAATTAAGACAGTTCCAAGCCAAACACATGAAAGATGCAACTACTTAA